GATGTGTCATCCGCGCAAGAAGTCGAGCAGCGTCGCGAGCGGCCAGGCGTTGATCACGTCTTTCGGCTCCACCCATCCCCGTCGCGCGGTGCCGACGCCGTATTCGATCTGCGCGAAATGCTCCTTGCGGTGGGCGTCGCTGCCGATCTCGAACAGCACGCCGCGGTCCCGCGCGAGGCGCACGTGCGTGTCACGCAGGTCGAGGCGTTCAGGGGAGGCGTTGATCTCCAGCACCGTCCCGGTCTGGTGCGCCACGTCCACCACCGCCTCCATGTCGAGGTCCATCGGCTCGCGCTCGCCCACGAGTCGGCCGGTGGGATGACCGAGCACGTCGAGGTGCGGGTGCTCCAGCGCGCGCACGACGCGCCGGGTCAACGCCTCGCGCGTCATCTGCATCCGGGAGTGCACCGACCCGATCACCAGGTCGAGCGAGGCGAGCACGTCGTCCGGGTAGTCGAGCGATCCGTCAGCGAGAATGTCCACCTCGGCACCGATCAGGACGCGGATGCCTACCCGCTCGCTGACCTCCGCGACGGTCCGGACGTGCTCCCGCAGCGCGTCCACGGTCACACCGCCAGCGAACTTGAGCGACTGAGAGTGATCGGTGACGCACACGTAGGCGTACCCGCGGGCCTTGGCGGCCCGCGCCATCGCCTCGACAGCATCCTGCCCGTCGCTCCACGTCGTATGCATGTGCAGGTCCCCGCGGATGTCCTCGAGGGCGACGAGCGCGGGCAAGGCGCCGCGCTGTGCGAGTTCAAGCTCGCCCTGCCCCTCGCGGATCTCGGGAGGCACCCACGGCAGCCCGACCGCGCCGTAGACTTCCTCCTCGGTGCGCCCCGCGATCCGCCGATCGTCTGCGAGGGTGAACACGCCGTACTCGTTGATCTTGAGCCCCCGGCGCACGCCCATCTCGCGAAGTTGCACGTTGTGGTCCTTGCTCCCGGTGAAATACTGCAGCGCGGCGCCGTACGCGTCGGGCTCCACGGCCCGGACGTCGCACTGCACGCCCAGTCGGCCGAGGATCACGCTGCTGCGCGTCGGCCCGCGCGAGAGAACCTCTCCGACCTGCGGCAGGCCCACGAAGGTGTCCATCACCGCCTCGGGCGCCCGCGTGGCCACGACGAGATCGATGTCCGCGATCGTGTCGCGCATGCGTCGGAGGCTGCCGGCGAGGGCGAGCGCCTCCACGCCGGGCGCGCGACGAAGCGCATCCTCGATCGCGTGCGCATACGGCAGCACGGCGCCGAGCGGATGGCGGGTCCCCTGGCGACGCCGGCGTTCGATACCGCGGAGGATGTTCGCTTCGGTCTTCGCGCCCATCCGGGGAAGCTCGCGGATCTGCCCGGCGAGGGCGGCGCGCTCGAGCGCGTCCATGTCGGCGATCCCGAGGTGATCGAACAAGAGACGCGCGGTCTTGGGGCCGACCTCCGGGATCGTCATCAGCTCCGACAGCCCCCGCGGAAGCTCGCGCTGCAGCTCTTGGTGGTACCCGACGGCGCCGGTCTTGAGGTATTCCTCGATCTTCTCCGCCAGCTTCGCCCCGATCCCTCCGACCTTGCGCAGGTCACCGCGCTGCGCGATCGTGGCGACGTCCTCGCCGAGGCTCTCGAGCGCACGCGCGGCCCGTCGGTAGGCGTTGATGCGGAACGTCGACTCCTGCTTGATCTCCAGAAAGTCGGCGATCTCGGAGAAGACTCTGGCCAGCTCCAGGTTGTGGGACGTCGGCACCTAGAACGTCGCGCCGCCGGGCCCGATCCGCGGCACGCGCACAGGAAGCACCGGAAGCAGCATGGTCGTGACGCGGGCGCCTCCGGTGAGCAGGTACGGCGCAACCATCGAACGGGACGCGTCGGCCGACACGACGGCTCGAAACGGCGCGGCCAGACTCACGGCGAGCAGCGCGGCGACGAGTACCAGACCTCGCACGGCGCCCAGCAGCGCGCCGACCAGCCCGGACGCGGGGAACGGCAGCCCGCCCAAGGCCAGCCGGAGCAGCAAGGAGGTCGGCCAATAACACACGAGCCAGATCAGAAGAAAACAGCCCAAGGCTCCCCACGGGAGCGGGACCATCGGCAGGAACTGCACCACACCCCGGGCGGCGTCGGCGTAGAGTGCGGACGCGGCAAAGAACGCGGCCACCAGGGCGACAAGATCGGCGAGCCCGCCCCATACCCCGTAGCGGGACCCCCGCAGGACCGACACCAGCACGATCGCCAGCGTCACCCAGTCGATCCAGTTGAGTACAATGGTCCGGGACATCTCGCCGGCCGCCTCTCCCTCCGGGTCCGCGTCACTCGCGGAGCTGGGCCCCGGCCTCCGTGCGTAGCGCTATTCGGACCTGTAGCATAATTTCCTCTGCCTCCTCGGCAACCAGCGTGCGGTCGGGCGCCCGCAACCGCAGCCGGTAGGCAAGGTTGCGGTGGTCCCGCGGGATCGGCGCGCCGGTGTACACGTCGAACAGGTCGATCGCTTCGAGCAGCGGCCCGGCCGCCGCGCGAATGATCGCTTCGACCCGGCCCGCGGGCACCGTCTCCGGCAGGACCACGGCGAGGTCGCGTTCGATTTCGGGGTAGCGCGGCAGGCCGGTGAACGTGCGAGCCGGCACGAGCGATCGCGGCACGGGCGGGACGGGCATCTCGTCGCTCACGCGGTCGTCGCCTCCTCGACCGCCGGCGAGCGCGTACAGCGCTTCGAGATCTATCTCCGCGAGATACGCACGGTGCGGCAGTTTGTGCGGCGAGGCGAGATCCGGATGCAGCTCGCCGAATCGTGCGACGAGCCGGTCGCCGATCCGGACCTCCGCCGAGCGGCCGGGATGCCACCACCCCGCGCGGCTCAACGAGGGCGGATCTCCGCTCCCAGCGGAAGCGGGTCGCTGCCGCTCCGCGGACTCACGGACCTCCGCCACCTCGTGTGCCGGGACCGCGAGCTCGGCCAACAGCGCATCCAGGATCCACCGAAGGTGGTAGAAGTCCACGACCGCCTGATCCGCCGGCACGTTCCATCCGGCGCGCCAGCGGCCTGTCGCGGCGATCGCCAGGCTGCGCCGCTCGTCGGGACCGCTGCCCGCGCCCGGTAAGAACACACGGCCGAGTTCGAACACCTGCGCATCCGCGATCCGCCGCGCGGCGTTGGTGGCGAGCACCGCCAGCGCCCCGGGGATCAGCGATCGGCGGAGCGCGTTGTGGTCCTGGGTCAACGGATTCGCGATTGCGACGAGCGGCTCGGTATCGTCGGCGTCCGGCGCGGCGCGGACCAGCGTGAGCGTCATCGCTTCGACGAGGCCGCAGCGTGTCAACACGTCGCGCACGCGCCGGTCGGTCGCCAGCGCGGGCGCCACGCTCCCGGGCGTCGTGTCCCCGATGGGCAGCGTGGGTGGGACGCGGTCGTAACCGTACACGCGGATGACTTCTTCGATCAGGTCTTCCTCCACCACCACGTCCGGCCGAAATGTCGGAGCCTGCACGGTCAGCGCGCGGCCAGGCGTCACCCGGCATCCGAGCGCACGGAGAATGCGGACCATCTCACGAGGAGCGATCTCAACGCCCAGCACCGACACCGCTCGGTCGGGTCGCAGACGGATCGTCTTCGGGGTCACCAGTCGAGGATACACGTCCACCATGCCGGGGAGCACCCGTCCGCCGGAGGTCTCAGCGACAAGCACCGCGGCCCGCATCTGCGCCCGCGGCGGCCCGTTCGGATCAGCGCCCCGTTCGAACCGTGCGCCAGCCTCTGTGCGCACGCCCAACCGGCGTGCGGCGCGCCCGATCACGAGAGGATTCCAGTACGCGGCCTCGAGGAGGACCGTCGTCGTGCGCGGCCCGATCTCCGTGTCCGCGCCGCCGATGATGCCGGCGATCGAGACCGACCGCCGATCGTCGGCGACGACTAGCATCTCGTCGTCGAGCGCCCGTGTGACCCCGTCGAGCGTCTCCAGCGTCTCGCCCGGCCGCGCACGCCGCACGACGAGCCGGTGTCCGGCGACGGCGTCGTAGTCGAATGCATGCATCGGCTGACCGGACTCCAGCATCACGTAGTTGGTCACGTCCACGATGTTGTTGATCGCGCGGACGCCCGCGGCCTCGAGCCGGCGCTGCATCCAGGCGGGCGACGGCCCGACGCGAACACCCTCGATCACCGTGGCGGTGAACCGGGGGCACCCCACGGCGTCCTCGACGTCGACCCGCACCCGATCCTCGGCCGTCGCGCGCGCCGCGGCCGCGGCAGCCCCGATGGGGGCCGCCCCACGGCGCGGGGATGTGGCCGCTCGGCCGGTCCGCCGGCGCGGACGGGCCAGCGACGCCCCTTG
Above is a genomic segment from bacterium containing:
- the polX gene encoding DNA polymerase/3'-5' exonuclease PolX — protein: MPTSHNLELARVFSEIADFLEIKQESTFRINAYRRAARALESLGEDVATIAQRGDLRKVGGIGAKLAEKIEEYLKTGAVGYHQELQRELPRGLSELMTIPEVGPKTARLLFDHLGIADMDALERAALAGQIRELPRMGAKTEANILRGIERRRRQGTRHPLGAVLPYAHAIEDALRRAPGVEALALAGSLRRMRDTIADIDLVVATRAPEAVMDTFVGLPQVGEVLSRGPTRSSVILGRLGVQCDVRAVEPDAYGAALQYFTGSKDHNVQLREMGVRRGLKINEYGVFTLADDRRIAGRTEEEVYGAVGLPWVPPEIREGQGELELAQRGALPALVALEDIRGDLHMHTTWSDGQDAVEAMARAAKARGYAYVCVTDHSQSLKFAGGVTVDALREHVRTVAEVSERVGIRVLIGAEVDILADGSLDYPDDVLASLDLVIGSVHSRMQMTREALTRRVVRALEHPHLDVLGHPTGRLVGEREPMDLDMEAVVDVAHQTGTVLEINASPERLDLRDTHVRLARDRGVLFEIGSDAHRKEHFAQIEYGVGTARRGWVEPKDVINAWPLATLLDFLRG
- a CDS encoding CvpA family protein encodes the protein MSRTIVLNWIDWVTLAIVLVSVLRGSRYGVWGGLADLVALVAAFFAASALYADAARGVVQFLPMVPLPWGALGCFLLIWLVCYWPTSLLLRLALGGLPFPASGLVGALLGAVRGLVLVAALLAVSLAAPFRAVVSADASRSMVAPYLLTGGARVTTMLLPVLPVRVPRIGPGGATF
- a CDS encoding phenylalanine--tRNA ligase subunit beta, with amino-acid sequence MRVPLDWLREYVTVGVAPEVLAERLAGVGLPAEEIAHVADDVVLDLEVTANRPDCMSVLGVGREVALLLGHPLRYPHGYPDPRTEGRQGASLARPRRRTGRAATSPRRGAAPIGAAAAAARATAEDRVRVDVEDAVGCPRFTATVIEGVRVGPSPAWMQRRLEAAGVRAINNIVDVTNYVMLESGQPMHAFDYDAVAGHRLVVRRARPGETLETLDGVTRALDDEMLVVADDRRSVSIAGIIGGADTEIGPRTTTVLLEAAYWNPLVIGRAARRLGVRTEAGARFERGADPNGPPRAQMRAAVLVAETSGGRVLPGMVDVYPRLVTPKTIRLRPDRAVSVLGVEIAPREMVRILRALGCRVTPGRALTVQAPTFRPDVVVEEDLIEEVIRVYGYDRVPPTLPIGDTTPGSVAPALATDRRVRDVLTRCGLVEAMTLTLVRAAPDADDTEPLVAIANPLTQDHNALRRSLIPGALAVLATNAARRIADAQVFELGRVFLPGAGSGPDERRSLAIAATGRWRAGWNVPADQAVVDFYHLRWILDALLAELAVPAHEVAEVRESAERQRPASAGSGDPPSLSRAGWWHPGRSAEVRIGDRLVARFGELHPDLASPHKLPHRAYLAEIDLEALYALAGGRGGDDRVSDEMPVPPVPRSLVPARTFTGLPRYPEIERDLAVVLPETVPAGRVEAIIRAAAGPLLEAIDLFDVYTGAPIPRDHRNLAYRLRLRAPDRTLVAEEAEEIMLQVRIALRTEAGAQLRE